The Lycium ferocissimum isolate CSIRO_LF1 chromosome 10, AGI_CSIRO_Lferr_CH_V1, whole genome shotgun sequence genome window below encodes:
- the LOC132034207 gene encoding receptor homology region, transmembrane domain- and RING domain-containing protein 2-like isoform X1 yields MMNLWVFCYLSVVCVLSCRALGNVVLVGKNVTLSFEDIEANFAPSVRGSGKCGTLYVAEPLDACSTLTKKVEPVKNSTHDLFLLIVRGGCSFEDKVRRAQAAGFKAAIIYNDEYGELVAMAGNSAGVKIPAVFVSRASGERLTKYAGDIDVEVWIIPSFENSAWSIMAISFISLLAMSAVLATCFFVRRHRIRRERPRASRVREFHGMSSRLVKAMPSLIFTSVLEDNCTSVTCAICLEDYSVGDKLRILPCRHKFHAMCVDAWLTSWRTFCPVCKRDARTSNGDPPASESTPLLSSSLASISSLSSLRSSLASSSAIQIGPRASQSPSVSRPQSISSTPYNRQSLQSHHQSPHLSISRSSLDLQNASSQRSHASYLISPHSLGYPSLSPLNSRYMSPYIPSPGNVSSSYIGSSSRHPNPLRHSESTTSFSPFASAQSLPGCES; encoded by the exons ATGATGAATTTGTGGGTGTTTTGTTACTTGAGTGTTGTTTGTGTTTTGAGTTGTAGAGCACTTGGTAATGTGGTTTTGGTAGGAAAGAATGTAACTTTATCGTTTGAAGACATTGAAGCTAATTTTG CTCCTTCAGTAAGGGGATCAGGCAAATGCGGGACACTGTATGTGGCGGAGCCTTTAGATGCCTGCTCGACCTTGACTAAAAAGGTTGAACCAGTTAAAAATAGCACCCATGATCTATTCTTGCTGATAGTAAGGGGTGGATGTAGTTTCGAAGATAAAGTCAGACGAGCCCAGGCCGCAGGTTTCAAGGCAGCCATTATCTACAATGATGAATACGGTGAACTAGTTGCAA TGGCAGGAAACTCTGCTGGTGTGAAGATACCCGCAGTGTTTGTGTCTAGAGCTTCGGGAGAAAGACTGACAAAGTATGCTGGTGatattgatgttgaagtatggatAATCCCAAGTTTTGAAAACTCTGCCTGGTCCATCATGGCTATATCATTCATTTCGTTACTTGCTATGTCAGCAGTGCTTGCTACCTGCTTCTTTGTCCGTAGACATCGGATACGAAGAGAACGGCCTCGGGCCTCACGTGTTCGTGAATTTCATGGAATGAGTAGTCGTTTGGTGAAAGCTATGCCAAGCTTGATATTTACATCAGTTTTGGAGGATAATTGTACATCAGTAACATGTGCTATCTGTCTTGAAGACTATAGTGTGGGAGACAAGCTTAGAATTCTTCCTTGCCGGCACA AATTTCATGCTATGTGCGTTGACGCTTGGCTTACATCATGGAGAACGTTTTGCCCCGTCTGTAAACGTGATGCAAGAACTAGCAATGGTGATCCACCAGCATCAGAATCTACACCATTGCTTTCTTCTAGTCTAGCTTCTATATCTTCGTTGTCATCCCTAAGATCGTCATTAGCTTCATCATCAGCAATACAAATAGGTCCAAGAGCATCCCAATCCCCTTCAGTTTCTCGTCCTCAATCAATCTCTAGTACTCCTTATAACCGCCAGTCGCTTCAGTCGCACCATCAGTCCCCTCATCTTTCTATAAGCCGCAGTTCACTTGACCTTCAAAATGCGTCTTCCCAGAGATCTCATGCATCTTATTTGATATCCCCTCACTCATTGGGCTATCCTTCTTTATCTCCTCTTAATTCAAGATACATGTCACCATATATTCCTAGTCCAGGAAATGTCTCATCGAGTTACATTGGCTCCTCAAGTCGGCATCCCAACCCACTGCGTCATAGTGAGTCGACCACTAGCTTTTCGCCATTTGCTTCAGCTCAGTCTCTTCCGGGATGTGAGTCATGA
- the LOC132034207 gene encoding receptor homology region, transmembrane domain- and RING domain-containing protein 2-like isoform X2 — MMNLWVFCYLSVVCVLSCRALGNVVLVGKNVTLSFEDIEANFVAGNSAGVKIPAVFVSRASGERLTKYAGDIDVEVWIIPSFENSAWSIMAISFISLLAMSAVLATCFFVRRHRIRRERPRASRVREFHGMSSRLVKAMPSLIFTSVLEDNCTSVTCAICLEDYSVGDKLRILPCRHKFHAMCVDAWLTSWRTFCPVCKRDARTSNGDPPASESTPLLSSSLASISSLSSLRSSLASSSAIQIGPRASQSPSVSRPQSISSTPYNRQSLQSHHQSPHLSISRSSLDLQNASSQRSHASYLISPHSLGYPSLSPLNSRYMSPYIPSPGNVSSSYIGSSSRHPNPLRHSESTTSFSPFASAQSLPGCES, encoded by the exons ATGATGAATTTGTGGGTGTTTTGTTACTTGAGTGTTGTTTGTGTTTTGAGTTGTAGAGCACTTGGTAATGTGGTTTTGGTAGGAAAGAATGTAACTTTATCGTTTGAAGACATTGAAGCTAATTTTG TGGCAGGAAACTCTGCTGGTGTGAAGATACCCGCAGTGTTTGTGTCTAGAGCTTCGGGAGAAAGACTGACAAAGTATGCTGGTGatattgatgttgaagtatggatAATCCCAAGTTTTGAAAACTCTGCCTGGTCCATCATGGCTATATCATTCATTTCGTTACTTGCTATGTCAGCAGTGCTTGCTACCTGCTTCTTTGTCCGTAGACATCGGATACGAAGAGAACGGCCTCGGGCCTCACGTGTTCGTGAATTTCATGGAATGAGTAGTCGTTTGGTGAAAGCTATGCCAAGCTTGATATTTACATCAGTTTTGGAGGATAATTGTACATCAGTAACATGTGCTATCTGTCTTGAAGACTATAGTGTGGGAGACAAGCTTAGAATTCTTCCTTGCCGGCACA AATTTCATGCTATGTGCGTTGACGCTTGGCTTACATCATGGAGAACGTTTTGCCCCGTCTGTAAACGTGATGCAAGAACTAGCAATGGTGATCCACCAGCATCAGAATCTACACCATTGCTTTCTTCTAGTCTAGCTTCTATATCTTCGTTGTCATCCCTAAGATCGTCATTAGCTTCATCATCAGCAATACAAATAGGTCCAAGAGCATCCCAATCCCCTTCAGTTTCTCGTCCTCAATCAATCTCTAGTACTCCTTATAACCGCCAGTCGCTTCAGTCGCACCATCAGTCCCCTCATCTTTCTATAAGCCGCAGTTCACTTGACCTTCAAAATGCGTCTTCCCAGAGATCTCATGCATCTTATTTGATATCCCCTCACTCATTGGGCTATCCTTCTTTATCTCCTCTTAATTCAAGATACATGTCACCATATATTCCTAGTCCAGGAAATGTCTCATCGAGTTACATTGGCTCCTCAAGTCGGCATCCCAACCCACTGCGTCATAGTGAGTCGACCACTAGCTTTTCGCCATTTGCTTCAGCTCAGTCTCTTCCGGGATGTGAGTCATGA